One window from the genome of Enterobacteriaceae bacterium Kacie_13 encodes:
- the rep gene encoding DNA helicase Rep: MRLNPSQQHAVEFVTGPCLVLAGAGSGKTRVITNKIAHLIRECGYQARHIAAVTFTNKAAREMKERIGQTLGRKEARGLLIATFHTLGLEIIKREFAALGMKSNFSLFDDQDQLALLKELSEKWLENDKTLLQQLVSTISNWKNDLVDPSHAAGLARSERDQIFAHCYSLYHDHMRACNILDFDDLILLPTLLLQKNEEVRERWQNKLRYLLVDEYQDTNTSQYMMVKLLVGNRARFTVVGDDDQSIYSWRGARPQNLVLLKEDFPQLQVVKLEQNYRSTQRILKAANILIANNPHVFEKRLFSELAYGESLKVVTANNEDHEAERVVGELIAHHFINKTQYGDYAILYRGNHQSRLFEKMLMQNRIPYRISGGTSFFSRPEIKDLLAYLRVLTNPDDDSAFLRIVNTPRREIGAATLQKLGEWANQRNKGLFKASFDMGLSQSLTGRGLESLQRFTHWMGTISDLAEREPVAAVRDLIHGVDYESWLFETSPSPKAAEMRMKNVNQLFSWMTEMLEGTDLDEPMTLTQVVTRFTLRDMMERGENDEELDQVQLMTLHASKGLEFPYVYLVGMEEGLLPHQSSIDEDNVDEERRLAYVGITRAQKELTFTLCRERRQYGELIRPEPSRFLMELPQDDLAWESERKVVSAQERMVKGQSHLEKIREQLAKAKGGN, translated from the coding sequence ATGCGATTAAACCCCAGCCAACAACACGCCGTCGAATTCGTCACCGGACCCTGCCTGGTTCTGGCGGGTGCTGGCTCCGGTAAAACCAGGGTAATTACCAATAAAATCGCGCACCTGATCCGCGAATGTGGCTATCAGGCCCGCCATATTGCGGCAGTCACTTTCACCAATAAAGCCGCGCGCGAAATGAAAGAGCGTATTGGGCAAACCCTGGGGCGCAAAGAAGCGCGCGGCTTATTGATTGCCACGTTCCATACGCTAGGGCTTGAAATCATCAAGCGCGAATTCGCCGCGTTGGGCATGAAGTCTAATTTCTCCCTGTTCGACGATCAGGATCAGCTTGCGCTGCTCAAAGAGCTGAGCGAAAAGTGGCTGGAAAACGACAAAACCTTGCTACAACAGCTGGTTTCGACGATCTCAAACTGGAAAAACGATCTGGTGGATCCGTCTCATGCCGCCGGTCTTGCGCGATCTGAACGCGATCAGATCTTCGCACACTGTTATAGCCTTTATCATGACCACATGCGCGCCTGTAACATCCTCGATTTCGATGACCTCATCCTGCTGCCGACGCTGCTGTTGCAGAAAAATGAAGAAGTGCGCGAACGCTGGCAGAACAAACTGCGCTATCTGCTGGTGGATGAATATCAGGACACCAATACCAGTCAGTACATGATGGTGAAACTGCTGGTCGGTAACCGTGCGCGGTTTACTGTCGTGGGCGATGACGATCAGTCAATCTACTCCTGGCGCGGTGCACGCCCCCAAAATCTGGTGCTGCTGAAAGAAGATTTCCCGCAATTACAGGTCGTTAAACTCGAGCAAAACTACCGCTCGACGCAGCGCATTCTGAAAGCCGCCAATATCCTCATCGCCAATAACCCGCACGTTTTCGAGAAGCGTCTGTTCTCTGAACTGGCCTACGGGGAATCGCTGAAAGTGGTAACGGCCAATAATGAAGATCATGAAGCCGAGCGCGTGGTCGGCGAGCTGATTGCCCATCACTTCATCAACAAAACGCAGTATGGCGATTACGCTATCTTGTACCGGGGTAACCATCAGTCGCGCCTGTTTGAAAAAATGCTAATGCAGAACCGTATCCCGTACCGGATTTCCGGCGGCACATCGTTCTTCTCTCGCCCAGAGATTAAAGATCTGCTCGCCTATCTGCGCGTTTTAACCAACCCTGACGACGACAGCGCGTTCCTGCGCATCGTCAACACGCCACGTCGCGAAATCGGTGCAGCGACCTTGCAGAAGCTCGGCGAGTGGGCGAATCAACGCAACAAAGGACTGTTTAAAGCCAGTTTCGATATGGGGCTGAGCCAGTCGCTGACTGGGCGTGGGCTTGAATCCTTACAACGCTTCACGCACTGGATGGGCACGATTTCCGATCTGGCCGAACGCGAGCCGGTAGCCGCCGTGCGGGATTTGATTCACGGCGTCGATTATGAAAGCTGGTTGTTCGAAACCTCCCCCAGCCCGAAAGCGGCGGAAATGCGCATGAAAAACGTCAATCAGTTGTTCAGCTGGATGACCGAAATGCTTGAAGGCACCGATCTGGATGAGCCGATGACGCTCACACAAGTGGTCACGCGCTTTACCCTGCGCGACATGATGGAGCGCGGGGAAAATGATGAAGAGCTGGATCAGGTTCAGCTGATGACGCTGCATGCCTCGAAGGGGCTGGAATTCCCGTATGTCTATCTGGTTGGCATGGAAGAAGGTTTATTGCCGCACCAGAGCAGCATTGATGAAGATAATGTGGATGAAGAGCGGCGTCTTGCGTACGTGGGCATTACCCGTGCGCAGAAAGAGCTGACTTTCACGCTGTGCCGCGAACGTCGCCAGTACGGAGAGTTAATTCGCCCCGAGCCGAGTCGTTTTCTGATGGAGTTACCGCAGGACGATCTGGCATGGGAAAGCGAGCGTAAGGTAGTGAGTGCGCAGGAGAGGATGGTGAAAGGGCAGAGCCATCTGGAGAAAATCCGCGAACAGCTTGCGAAAGCCAAAGGCGGAAACTGA
- the gppA gene encoding guanosine-5'-triphosphate,3'-diphosphate diphosphatase, which translates to MLSSTSLYAAIDLGSNSFHMLVVREVAGSIQTLARIKRKVRLAAGLDKQNLLSQEAMQRGWQCLKLFSERLQDIPREQIRVVATATLRLASNAEEFLGKAQDILGCPIQVIAGEEEARLIYHGVAHTTGGPDKRLVVDIGGGSTELVTGVGAQATTLFSLPMGCVTWLERYFSDRNLAKENFDQAEQAAIDMILPVAPDLIAKGWQICVGASGTVQALQEIMVAQGMDERITLPKLQQLKQRAIQCGKLEELEIEGLTLERALVFPSGLSILIAIFKTLNIETMTLAGGALREGLVYGMLHLPIEQDIRQRTLRNLQRRYLLDNEQAQRVAQLAENFSIQVSQEWKLDARARELLNSACLIHEIGLSVDFKKAPQHAAYLIRHLDLPGFTPAQKKLLATLLQNQNGTLDLPLLNEQNALPPRLAQRLCRILRLAIIFASRRRDDTLPAVRLRANDDELSVIVPQGWLEQHPLRAEELEQESHWQSYVHWPLFVEEQV; encoded by the coding sequence ATGCTAAGCTCCACCTCACTCTACGCAGCAATCGATCTGGGCTCTAACAGCTTTCATATGCTGGTTGTTCGTGAGGTGGCAGGCAGTATCCAGACCCTCGCCAGAATAAAGCGCAAAGTGCGGCTGGCAGCAGGTTTGGATAAGCAAAACCTGCTTTCTCAGGAAGCGATGCAACGCGGCTGGCAATGTCTGAAATTGTTCTCTGAACGATTGCAGGATATCCCGCGGGAACAAATCCGTGTGGTAGCGACAGCCACCCTACGGCTTGCCAGCAACGCCGAGGAGTTTCTCGGTAAAGCGCAGGACATTCTTGGCTGCCCGATTCAGGTCATCGCCGGTGAAGAAGAAGCCCGTCTGATTTATCACGGTGTCGCCCATACCACGGGTGGCCCGGATAAGCGTCTGGTGGTCGATATTGGCGGCGGCAGTACCGAGTTAGTGACTGGCGTTGGCGCACAGGCGACCACGCTGTTCAGTTTGCCGATGGGCTGCGTCACGTGGCTTGAGCGATATTTTAGCGATCGTAATCTGGCGAAGGAAAACTTCGATCAGGCCGAACAGGCCGCGATCGACATGATTCTGCCCGTGGCGCCGGATCTTATCGCTAAAGGCTGGCAGATTTGTGTCGGCGCATCCGGTACGGTACAGGCATTGCAGGAAATCATGGTGGCGCAGGGTATGGACGAGCGCATCACGTTGCCGAAACTTCAGCAGCTGAAACAGCGCGCGATTCAGTGCGGCAAACTGGAAGAGCTGGAAATTGAAGGTCTGACGCTTGAACGTGCGCTGGTTTTTCCAAGCGGACTGTCGATTCTCATCGCCATCTTCAAAACCCTGAATATTGAAACCATGACACTGGCCGGTGGCGCACTGCGCGAAGGTCTGGTGTACGGGATGCTGCATCTGCCGATCGAACAGGATATCCGTCAGCGCACATTGCGTAATCTGCAACGCCGCTATTTGCTGGATAACGAACAGGCGCAACGGGTGGCACAGCTGGCCGAGAACTTCTCGATACAGGTGTCACAGGAATGGAAGCTGGATGCACGTGCCCGTGAGTTGCTTAACAGCGCCTGTTTGATTCACGAAATTGGTTTGAGTGTCGATTTCAAAAAAGCCCCGCAACACGCAGCCTATCTGATCCGTCATCTGGATTTACCAGGTTTCACGCCGGCACAGAAAAAACTGCTGGCGACGCTGTTGCAGAATCAAAATGGCACGCTTGATTTACCTCTGCTCAATGAGCAAAACGCCCTGCCGCCGCGTCTGGCGCAGCGCCTTTGCCGTATTCTGCGACTGGCGATTATTTTCGCCAGCCGTCGCCGTGACGACACATTGCCCGCCGTGCGTTTACGTGCGAATGATGATGAACTGAGTGTGATTGTGCCACAGGGCTGGCTGGAACAGCATCCGCTGCGCGCCGAAGAGTTAGAGCAGGAAAGCCACTGGCAAAGTTATGTGCACTGGCCACTGTTTGTGGAAGAACAGGTCTGA
- the rhlB gene encoding ATP-dependent RNA helicase RhlB yields MSKTHLTEKKFSDFALHPLAVEALEKKGFHYCTPIQALALPITLAGRDVAGQAQTGTGKTLAFLASTFHYLLSHPAAEGRKTNQPRALIMAPTRELAVQIHSDAEALSESTGLKLGLAYGGDGYDKQLKVLESGVDILIGTTGRLIDYAKQNHIDLGAIQVVVLDEADRMFDLGFIKDIRWIFRRMPPATQRLNMLFSATLSWRVKELAFENMNNAESIEIEPEQKTGHRIQEELFYPSNEEKMRLLQTLIEEEWPDRCIIFANTKHRCEDVWGHLAADGHRVGLLTGDVPQKKRLRVLEDFTKGTLDILVATDVAARGLHIPAVTHVFNYDLPDDCEDYVHRIGRTGRAGLSGHSISLACEEYALNLTAIETYTGHSIPVSKYSSEALLTDLPAPKRLARARTGNGPRRNSNSSSRRSSAPRSNRKRPG; encoded by the coding sequence ATGAGCAAAACACACTTGACCGAAAAGAAGTTTTCCGACTTCGCCCTGCACCCGCTTGCAGTAGAAGCCCTTGAAAAGAAAGGGTTCCATTACTGCACACCTATCCAGGCATTAGCTTTGCCAATCACGCTCGCTGGGCGTGATGTTGCAGGTCAGGCGCAAACCGGTACCGGCAAGACGCTGGCTTTTCTAGCGTCTACTTTCCATTATCTGCTTTCTCACCCCGCTGCGGAAGGTCGTAAGACCAACCAACCGCGTGCCTTGATCATGGCACCGACGCGTGAACTGGCTGTGCAGATCCACTCTGATGCCGAAGCATTGTCCGAGTCTACCGGCCTGAAATTAGGTCTGGCATACGGCGGCGATGGTTACGACAAACAGCTTAAAGTGCTGGAAAGCGGCGTGGATATCCTCATTGGAACCACTGGCCGTTTAATCGATTATGCAAAACAGAACCACATCGACCTGGGCGCGATTCAGGTGGTGGTACTGGATGAAGCAGACCGCATGTTCGATCTGGGCTTCATAAAAGATATCCGTTGGATTTTCCGCCGGATGCCGCCTGCAACTCAACGCCTGAACATGCTGTTCTCGGCAACACTTTCCTGGCGTGTCAAAGAGCTGGCGTTCGAAAACATGAATAATGCCGAGTCGATTGAGATCGAACCGGAACAAAAAACCGGTCACCGTATTCAGGAAGAGCTGTTTTACCCTTCCAATGAAGAAAAGATGCGCCTGTTACAGACGCTGATTGAAGAAGAATGGCCAGACCGCTGCATCATTTTCGCTAACACCAAGCACCGCTGTGAAGACGTCTGGGGCCACCTGGCTGCCGACGGACATCGCGTAGGTCTGCTGACCGGAGACGTTCCTCAGAAAAAACGCCTGCGCGTTCTGGAAGACTTCACAAAAGGCACGTTGGATATTCTGGTAGCGACTGACGTAGCGGCACGCGGCTTGCACATTCCTGCCGTGACACACGTTTTCAACTATGACTTACCTGACGATTGTGAAGACTACGTTCACCGTATTGGCCGTACTGGCCGTGCTGGCCTGAGCGGTCACTCCATCAGTCTGGCGTGTGAAGAATATGCGCTGAACCTGACGGCAATCGAGACCTATACCGGCCACAGTATTCCGGTCAGCAAATACAGCAGCGAAGCACTGTTAACCGATTTGCCTGCTCCGAAACGTCTGGCACGTGCACGTACCGGCAACGGTCCGCGCCGTAACAGCAATTCGTCTTCGCGTCGCAGCAGCGCACCGCGTAGCAACCGTAAACGTCCGGGCTGA